CCAGGTTAAAATTGCCTGAAATAATCCAATTTTTCCAATCCGTTCCACCGGAAAAGTTTGTCTCATAAAGATGAGGATTGTATTTGAATTTTAACCGAAATGGCGATTTTGCGCTTCGAGTATTGACCATCAAAATGCCATCAATAAGATCGCCGTGGCGTGCAGACGGAATTCCCCGAATAACTTCCACTTCGCGAATATTTTCCGCCGGAATGGCGCGCAAATCAATGCCGCTTGCTCCGGACGCTGTGCCAATTCCTGTTTGCAAGTTTGCATTGTTGCTCAAGGGAATGCCGTCCATAATAATTTTTGTACCAATGGAATTGCCGCCGCGAATGGTTGCCTCGGCTGAATAGTGCAGGTTGGGATTCTCTGTCTTCTCACCCGGGACGAGCTGCAAAACATCGTTCAAACTGGACGCCTGAATATGTTCGATTTCCGCGGCCCTGATAACTGATTTTGTCTCCGGCGTTCTGGGGATGAATTCATCTTCGGCAGTGACAGTAATTTCGCCCAATTGAATGGCGGAGCTTTTCAAAATAAAATGCCGGAATACCTTCTCACCCTTTTCAAGCTCAATTGTCACCTTTTTTGTTTTGTAGCCGATGTAGCTTACAATAAGCGTGTATTTCCCCTGGGGCAGTTTCAGTGAGAATTTCCCTTTTAGATCAGTTGCCGTTCCGAGATAATTTTCCTGAATAAAAACATTGGCATACGGCAGCGGGTTCCCCTGTGCGTCTGTAACTCTCCCGGACAGAATGCTATTTTTCTCGCCGGCTGCTAATTGAGAAGCGAAAAGAAATATTAAAAATAAAATGAACCGACTTGTTTTTCTCATCATTATTCGACTTTTTTCTGTGTCAGAGGTGTACCCCAAAAATTAACGAAACAAGTTTTTAACTCTCTGATACGCCTCTTCCCACTGATTACGATTTTCCGGTGTGAATTCCTTCAATTCAAAAGAATTGGCAATAAGCTCTCTTCCTTCTTCCACTGAATTGAGTTCCTTTTTTGCAATCGCCTGCACCACAATATTTCCCAGAGCAGTCGCCTCCGCAGGGCCGGCGATGACAGGAATTCCCAGCGCATTGGCCGTGAATTGATTCAAAATCTGATTTTGTGAACCACCGCCAACGATGTGCAAGCGGTCGATTTTTTTATCGTGCACAGAATTAACCACATCCATGATAAAGCGATATTTCAGCGCCAGACTTTCAAAAATGGTACGTAAAATTTCTCCCCGAGTCCGCGGAACCGGCTGGTCCGAACGTTCGCAAAATTCCTGAATGGCTTTCGTCATCTCAGGCGGATTTAAAAAGATGGCATCGTCCGGATTGATGATTGACCGGAAAGGCTGCGCCGTTTCGACGAGGGAATCCATTTCTTTGTAGCTAACTTTTTTTCCGTCCAATTCCCACTGAAACATGCAGCGCTGCAATAGCCATAATCCCATTACGTTTCGCAAAAAGCGAATTTTGCCATTCACGCCGCCTTCATTGGTGAAATTGAATCGCATAGAATCATCACTAATGATAGGCGCATCGGCTTCGATTCCCATCAGCGACCAGGTGCCGGAACTGAGATAAGCCCAGTTGCCGGTAAGAGCAGGCACCGCGACTACTGCGCTCGCAGTATCGTGTGTTGCCGGGGCGATAACTTCCAATCTTTTAATTCCGGTTTCCTGCTTTATTTCCGGAAGCACATCGCCGATCATTGTGCCGGGCTGAATTATCGGAGAGAACAATTTTTCAGGCAATCCAATTCCAGAAAAAATATCGCCAGCCCAATTTTTTTCTTTTGCGTTCAACAACTGGGAAGTCGAAGCGATGGTGTACTCATTCAATTTCTCGCCTGTGAGAAAAAAATTAAAAAGATCCGGCATAAAAAGCAATTTATCGGCGATGTTTAACAGATGGTTGCCGGTTTCCACCATAGAAAATAACTGAAACAGAGAATTAAATTGCATGAATTGAATGCCTGTGATCTCATATATTTTTTCTTTGGGCATTTTCGCCAACGCGCGTTCGAGCATGCCATCGGTTCGAGAATCGCGATAGCAAAACGGATTTCCAATGAGCTGGTTATCTTTGGAAATCAAGCCAAAATCCACACCCCAGGTGTCAATACCCATTCCCTGCAAATCAGGAAAACCTTTCTTTACAGCAAGCGTAATTCCTTTTTTCAGCTCATTGAATAGATAAGGAAAATCCCAGTACAAATGTCCGAGTATTTGAATTGGCCCGTTGGGAAAACGGTGAATTTCTTCGAGCGAGATTTTATCGTTTTCAATCTTACCGATGATCGCGCGACCGCTGGATGCGCCAAAATCAAATGCAAGGTAGTAATTTGCAGCCATACATCTCTCCCCTATTTTATGTACAAAGGCCCAAAATTTTTGCAAGCACGATAGTCAGCGCCTTCCAAATCATTAGTTCCGAAAGCGTTCCAGGCAGAGGGGCGAAAAATTCGCGTTTCATCAACATTGTGCATATTCACAGGAATCCGGAGCATGGAAGCCAGAGTGATTAAAAGATCCCCGATGTGTCCGTAGCTGATGGCTCCGTGATTTGCGCCCCAATTTGCCATAACGGAGTAAACATCTCTGAATGCGCCTTTTCCAGTCAATTTTGGTACAAACCATGTCGTGGGCCACGTCGGACTGGTGCGGCGATTCAAAATTTCGTGAACGTCGTCAGGCAGTGAAACTGTGTAACCTTCGGCAATTTGCAACACGGGCCCAAGTCCTTTTATCAAATTAATGCGCGACATAGTTACTGGCATGTCCCCTTGCGTCAAGAATTGCGTGGAAAATCCGCCGCCGCGAAAATATTCTAATTCCGCCGGGCACCAGCGCGTCGCATCAAGGCATTTCCCAGCCTCTTCCGGCGCAATTTCCCAGAACGGCTTCATTGCCGGCTTTCCGTTCAGCGTCTGTTGGCCTGTCCCATCCAGCGCTGTGGGGCCAGAATTAATTAAATGAATAATTCCATTTTTTGCCATTCCTGAAAGCTCTTTTCCTGTCACCCTCTTGACTGCTTCCGGGCTCCAGTAGGTTCGAACGTCTGAAAAAATCTGCGCCGTATTAGTGAGTAAATGACCGAACAGCATGGAAATTCCGTTGAGCGAGTCATTTTCCGTCGCCACTATGTAAGGTTCGCGAATGCCGTTCCAATCAAATGAAGAATTTAAAATTGCTTCTAAAAAATCGCCATTGGGAAAATGATCCGTCCATTGGCGTTGTCCCTGAAATCCGGCGACAATAGCATTGTGTCCCAGAGCCTCCTCTCCAAAGCCTTTTTCTGCTAATTTCTCATTCCCGATCATCAAATCGCGCACAATCAGCGCCATTTTCACGGACATTTCCCATTCCATGTCTTTTCTCTCGCGGGATCGCCGCTTTTCCGGTGGGTTCGGATCTTCCCCTTCGGCGCAATTGTTTTTCACCCATTTGAGAGCGCGCTCAAATTCTTCATGGTCGAAAATATTTTCTTCCATGCGGCGTACTAATTCAACCATATCGACCACTTCTGTGCGCATGCCCAGATAGTCCAGTAAAAAATTCTGATCCACAATGGAACCAGCAATTCCCATGGAAACGCCACCCACTGACAGGTATGATTTTCCGCGCATTTCCGCAACAGCCAGACCAGCCCGGGCAAAACGTAACAATTTTTCCTTCACGTCATCGGGAATACCATTGTCGTCGCGATCCTGAACATCTCTGCCGTAGATACTAAAGGCAGGCAATCCCTTCTGGCTATATCCTGCCAGAGCAGCTGCTAAATAGACTGCGCCAGGCCTCTCTGTGCCGTTAAACCCCCAAACAGCTTTGGGAATAAGCGGGTCTGTGTCCATGACTTCTGTCCCGTAACACCAGCACGGCGTCACAGTGAGCGAAACGCCGACATTTTCTCTGGCAAACTTTTCTGCGCAATCAGCCGCTTCGGCAACGCCTCCGATGCAGGTATCTGCGATCACGCATTCAACTGGCAAACCGTTGGAATGCTTCAAATTTGCAGAAAGAAATTCAGCGGCTTTTTTCGCCATGTTCATAGTTTGTTCTTCCAGCGATTCTCTCACACCTTTTCTTCTGCCGTCAATAACAGGTCTGATGCCAATTTTGGGCAGCGAGCCCCTTAATCGTTTGTGTGGTGGATTTTGCTTTAAGGAAGGAATATCAGCCATTTCCAGTCCCTTTCTTTTGATTTGCAGTGGAAAAATAAAGAGAAATGAGTCCCGATTATCAAATGATATTACATTGCCCGAGGATAAAAACAAAGTTGTGAATCATTGCAATTAATACAGAGTTATTTGCCGATCATTGAAAATCGTAGTGATGTTGCTCATTGCCGAGATCTATTTTCCAGAAATTCTTTCACCGACCGCGCCACAATCAGTTCTTCATTTGTCGGCACAGCTAATATTTTAATTCTTGATGTTTTGTCCGAAATAACGCCTTCACTGGTGATGGCTTCGTTTTTTTCAGAATTCAAAACTATTCCAAGATTTTCCATACCAGACAAAATTCTACTGCGCATTGTCGGCGAATTTTGCCCCAGACCACCAGTAAAAACGATGAAATCAGCGCCGTTCAAAATCGCAAGATATTCACCAATGTAGCGCTTGACATAATAGGCAAAAGTATCGAAAGCAAATTTTGCGCGGTCATTACCTTCGAGCATGGCTTTTTCAATGTCGCGAAAATCACCGCTGATGCCGGAAATCCCTTTTACGCCGCCATTGGA
This window of the Calditrichota bacterium genome carries:
- the rhaB gene encoding rhamnulokinase gives rise to the protein MAANYYLAFDFGASSGRAIIGKIENDKISLEEIHRFPNGPIQILGHLYWDFPYLFNELKKGITLAVKKGFPDLQGMGIDTWGVDFGLISKDNQLIGNPFCYRDSRTDGMLERALAKMPKEKIYEITGIQFMQFNSLFQLFSMVETGNHLLNIADKLLFMPDLFNFFLTGEKLNEYTIASTSQLLNAKEKNWAGDIFSGIGLPEKLFSPIIQPGTMIGDVLPEIKQETGIKRLEVIAPATHDTASAVVAVPALTGNWAYLSSGTWSLMGIEADAPIISDDSMRFNFTNEGGVNGKIRFLRNVMGLWLLQRCMFQWELDGKKVSYKEMDSLVETAQPFRSIINPDDAIFLNPPEMTKAIQEFCERSDQPVPRTRGEILRTIFESLALKYRFIMDVVNSVHDKKIDRLHIVGGGSQNQILNQFTANALGIPVIAGPAEATALGNIVVQAIAKKELNSVEEGRELIANSFELKEFTPENRNQWEEAYQRVKNLFR
- a CDS encoding L-fucose isomerase — encoded protein: MADIPSLKQNPPHKRLRGSLPKIGIRPVIDGRRKGVRESLEEQTMNMAKKAAEFLSANLKHSNGLPVECVIADTCIGGVAEAADCAEKFARENVGVSLTVTPCWCYGTEVMDTDPLIPKAVWGFNGTERPGAVYLAAALAGYSQKGLPAFSIYGRDVQDRDDNGIPDDVKEKLLRFARAGLAVAEMRGKSYLSVGGVSMGIAGSIVDQNFLLDYLGMRTEVVDMVELVRRMEENIFDHEEFERALKWVKNNCAEGEDPNPPEKRRSRERKDMEWEMSVKMALIVRDLMIGNEKLAEKGFGEEALGHNAIVAGFQGQRQWTDHFPNGDFLEAILNSSFDWNGIREPYIVATENDSLNGISMLFGHLLTNTAQIFSDVRTYWSPEAVKRVTGKELSGMAKNGIIHLINSGPTALDGTGQQTLNGKPAMKPFWEIAPEEAGKCLDATRWCPAELEYFRGGGFSTQFLTQGDMPVTMSRINLIKGLGPVLQIAEGYTVSLPDDVHEILNRRTSPTWPTTWFVPKLTGKGAFRDVYSVMANWGANHGAISYGHIGDLLITLASMLRIPVNMHNVDETRIFRPSAWNAFGTNDLEGADYRACKNFGPLYIK
- a CDS encoding TonB-dependent receptor, encoding MMRKTSRFILFLIFLFASQLAAGEKNSILSGRVTDAQGNPLPYANVFIQENYLGTATDLKGKFSLKLPQGKYTLIVSYIGYKTKKVTIELEKGEKVFRHFILKSSAIQLGEITVTAEDEFIPRTPETKSVIRAAEIEHIQASSLNDVLQLVPGEKTENPNLHYSAEATIRGGNSIGTKIIMDGIPLSNNANLQTGIGTASGASGIDLRAIPAENIREVEVIRGIPSARHGDLIDGILMVNTRSAKSPFRLKFKYNPHLYETNFSGGTDWKNWIISGNFNL